A single genomic interval of Peribacillus sp. FSL H8-0477 harbors:
- a CDS encoding PhoH family protein translates to MSEDVKVINLELESPNEALALLGNGDANVKVLENELNISIITRGEAIAVAGELSQVEAAQSILTALLSVIRRGINISSRDVVYAIELFGKGTIEYFSDLYEEEISRTAKGKIIRVKTLGQRHYIHSIRKHDLVFGIGPAGTGKTYLAVVMAINALKNGEVKRIILTRPAVEAGESLGFLPGDLKEKVDPYLRPLYDALHDLLGLEQTQRMIERGTIEIAPLAYMRGRTLDDAFVILDEAQNTTQAQMKMFLTRLGFDSKMVITGDRSQIDLPKGAKSGLLRVEEILKGVKGISFIYLEQSDIVRHPLVARIISAYEEANE, encoded by the coding sequence ATGTCAGAAGATGTGAAAGTTATCAATTTAGAACTTGAATCACCCAATGAAGCATTAGCTCTTTTGGGCAATGGAGATGCGAATGTAAAAGTTCTTGAAAATGAGCTGAACATATCCATCATTACAAGAGGCGAAGCAATTGCAGTCGCAGGTGAGCTGTCTCAAGTAGAGGCTGCACAAAGTATTTTAACAGCATTGTTATCCGTGATTCGCCGAGGAATTAACATTAGTTCAAGAGATGTGGTTTATGCCATAGAATTATTTGGTAAAGGGACAATTGAATATTTTAGCGACCTTTATGAAGAAGAAATATCTCGGACTGCTAAGGGAAAGATTATTCGGGTTAAAACACTTGGTCAACGACATTATATCCATTCAATCCGCAAACATGATCTCGTATTTGGGATCGGTCCTGCAGGTACAGGAAAAACCTATTTGGCGGTTGTGATGGCGATTAACGCCTTGAAAAACGGCGAGGTTAAACGAATTATCTTAACAAGGCCGGCTGTAGAAGCAGGAGAGAGTCTAGGCTTTCTTCCAGGTGACTTGAAGGAAAAGGTTGATCCTTATTTAAGACCGCTGTACGATGCCCTTCATGACCTCCTTGGGCTGGAGCAAACACAACGAATGATCGAACGAGGCACGATTGAGATTGCTCCGCTTGCTTATATGAGGGGCCGAACACTAGACGATGCTTTTGTTATTCTAGATGAAGCGCAAAATACGACTCAGGCACAAATGAAGATGTTTTTAACAAGACTTGGGTTTGATTCGAAAATGGTCATCACGGGTGATCGTTCGCAGATTGATTTACCAAAGGGTGCCAAATCCGGGCTGCTGCGAGTAGAGGAAATCCTAAAAGGGGTTAAAGGCATTTCGTTTATTTATCTAGAGCAGAGTGACATTGTACGTCATCCACTAGTTGCCAGAATTATTTCTGCGTATGAAGAAGCGAATGAATAA
- a CDS encoding NfeD family protein: MSARLWVGLTTLSALLVIFLLPNFVSAKNELVYVVPIEETVEDGLSSFIDRALDKAEEDQAKLVIFEINTPGGRVDSAAKIAKRMTSSKVESIAFVNNEALSAGAYLSLNADKIYMVPNSTMGAAAVIDTAGNTAGKKAQSYWTAAMRTAAEQNNRNPLYAQAMADEDIDLPEYGAEKGKLLTFTASQALKAGYSEGTVKNQEELLTKLGLEDADVRYIDESMAEKIARFLTNPLVIPILLTIAAIGIVVELFSPGFGIPGFVGITALLLYFYGHLIAGAAGYETIVLFVLGVILCLLELFVPGGIVGLLGFGAIIGSLFMASDDPVLIGISLLIAITIAVLAAILMVKVFGKNMNFFKKIVLTDSTNKEQGYVSNVTRVDLLGLTGKTMTDLRPAGTAIVGNERLDVVSEGSFIKRDTFIEVVKVEGSRIVVREAKTI, from the coding sequence TTGAGTGCACGCCTATGGGTTGGTTTGACTACGCTCTCGGCCCTGCTGGTTATATTTTTGCTGCCGAATTTTGTGTCGGCGAAAAATGAGCTGGTGTACGTTGTTCCGATTGAGGAAACGGTTGAGGATGGATTATCTTCATTTATTGACCGTGCTCTTGATAAAGCTGAAGAGGATCAGGCAAAACTGGTTATTTTCGAAATAAATACACCAGGGGGACGGGTCGATTCGGCTGCGAAGATTGCAAAGCGAATGACCAGTTCGAAAGTCGAAAGTATTGCCTTTGTTAATAATGAGGCGTTGTCTGCAGGTGCTTATCTTTCACTGAATGCGGACAAAATATATATGGTTCCTAATTCGACGATGGGTGCTGCTGCTGTGATTGACACAGCTGGGAATACAGCTGGTAAGAAGGCTCAATCTTATTGGACTGCGGCAATGAGGACGGCGGCAGAACAAAACAACAGAAATCCACTTTACGCTCAGGCGATGGCTGACGAAGATATTGATCTTCCGGAGTATGGTGCTGAAAAAGGGAAGCTGTTGACGTTTACGGCATCTCAAGCGTTAAAGGCGGGCTATAGTGAAGGGACGGTAAAAAATCAGGAGGAGCTGTTAACTAAGCTTGGTCTCGAAGACGCTGATGTGCGTTATATTGATGAGAGCATGGCTGAAAAAATAGCAAGATTTTTGACTAATCCGCTGGTTATCCCAATCTTGTTAACTATTGCCGCGATAGGGATTGTTGTTGAATTATTCTCACCTGGATTTGGCATCCCGGGGTTTGTTGGGATTACTGCTTTGCTTTTATATTTTTATGGTCATTTAATTGCTGGCGCTGCTGGTTATGAAACCATTGTGTTGTTTGTCTTGGGTGTCATTTTATGTCTTCTTGAGCTGTTTGTACCGGGTGGGATTGTTGGTTTACTTGGGTTTGGGGCGATTATTGGAAGTCTATTTATGGCTTCGGATGACCCTGTTTTAATCGGGATTTCATTATTAATTGCGATAACCATTGCGGTTTTGGCAGCTATTCTAATGGTAAAGGTGTTTGGGAAAAATATGAATTTTTTCAAGAAGATTGTCCTAACTGATTCAACCAATAAAGAACAAGGTTATGTATCAAATGTAACTAGAGTTGATCTGCTTGGCTTAACTGGCAAGACGATGACAGATTTGAGACCTGCGGGAACGGCGATTGTCGGCAATGAACGTCTGGATGTTGTTTCTGAGGGAAGTTTTATTAAAAGAGATACCTTTATTGAAGTAGTTAAGGTTGAGGGATCGCGTATTGTGGTTCGTGAAGCCAAAACAATATAA
- the yqfC gene encoding sporulation protein YqfC, which yields MTRTWRQRFKQLVVRTMDLPQDVIMDLPRITMIGQLHIYIENHRGLLAFSETEVRLMLKHGQLLISGSALVIKTILPEEILIEGKIDKVLFINE from the coding sequence ATGACGCGAACTTGGAGGCAACGCTTTAAGCAACTAGTCGTACGCACAATGGACCTTCCTCAAGATGTCATAATGGACCTGCCGCGAATTACGATGATCGGTCAGTTACATATTTACATCGAAAATCACCGAGGGCTGCTTGCTTTTTCGGAAACTGAGGTGAGACTGATGCTTAAACATGGTCAGCTTTTAATCAGTGGAAGTGCTCTCGTCATCAAGACGATTTTACCTGAGGAAATTTTAATTGAAGGTAAGATCGATAAGGTGTTATTTATAAACGAGTAA
- the floA gene encoding flotillin-like protein FloA (flotillin-like protein involved in membrane lipid rafts), with protein MLLLAIVAIVIVLAVLFTFVPVALWISALAAGVKVSIFTLIGMRLRRVIPSRVVNPLIKSHKAGLNVSTNQLESHYLAGGNVDRVVNALIAAERANIDLPFERGAAIDLAGRDVLEAVQMSVNPKVIETPYIAGVAINGIEVKAKARITVRANIERLVGGAGEDTIIARVGEGIVSTIGSAKRHTDVLENPDMISQTVLGKGLDAGTAFEILSIDIMDVDIGKNIGAMLQTDQAEADKKIAQAKAEERRAMAVAEEQEMVARVQEMRAKVVEAEAEVPLAMAEALKSGNMGVMDYMNIQNISADTDMRDSIGKGNKKDKDK; from the coding sequence ATGTTACTGTTGGCAATCGTTGCGATTGTCATTGTATTAGCGGTATTATTTACCTTTGTTCCTGTTGCACTTTGGATTTCGGCATTAGCCGCGGGGGTTAAAGTATCTATTTTCACATTAATCGGAATGAGGCTTCGTCGAGTCATACCAAGTCGAGTTGTCAATCCGTTGATTAAATCACATAAAGCGGGATTGAACGTATCAACAAACCAGCTTGAAAGTCATTATTTAGCCGGCGGGAATGTTGACCGAGTTGTCAATGCGTTGATTGCAGCTGAACGTGCAAATATTGATCTTCCGTTTGAACGAGGCGCTGCCATTGACTTGGCTGGACGTGATGTTCTGGAAGCTGTACAAATGAGCGTTAATCCAAAAGTAATTGAAACGCCATATATCGCTGGTGTCGCGATTAACGGGATTGAAGTAAAGGCGAAGGCAAGAATTACGGTTCGTGCAAATATCGAACGTCTTGTCGGTGGTGCGGGTGAAGATACAATTATTGCTCGTGTTGGTGAAGGGATTGTTTCGACAATTGGTTCTGCTAAACGACATACAGACGTTTTAGAAAATCCAGATATGATTTCTCAAACTGTACTAGGTAAAGGCCTTGATGCGGGTACTGCATTTGAAATCCTCTCGATTGATATTATGGATGTTGATATTGGTAAAAATATTGGTGCGATGCTTCAAACTGACCAAGCTGAAGCAGATAAGAAAATTGCGCAGGCGAAAGCAGAAGAACGTCGTGCAATGGCTGTTGCCGAAGAACAAGAAATGGTTGCTCGTGTTCAAGAGATGCGTGCAAAAGTTGTTGAAGCTGAAGCCGAAGTACCACTTGCAATGGCTGAAGCGCTTAAATCTGGAAACATGGGTGTCATGGATTATATGAACATTCAAAACATCTCTGCTGACACAGATATGCGTGATTCCATTGGAAAAGGAAATAAAAAAGACAAAGATAAGTAA
- the yqfD gene encoding sporulation protein YqfD, giving the protein MKNPWTNLLTGVVKVKANGKGTERLLNKLIKANVHIWDVKRKDAESIIFTIDYSEVFKLRQAVRNSECKVSFISGSGGPFFLKRVQKNSGFIVGLLAFLLCIFILSNMVWGIKIYEADPATEHEIRKELDSIGVKVGKIQFFLDSPETIQRKLTESIGRLTYVGVDLKGTIYHLKVVEKKQPEEVIRTGPQHLVAKKKAIITDMLVEKGQAKVNVHDYVTKGQLLVSGIIGREEKPEVVSATGKIMGETWYKATVKMPLKTRFSVYNGDEYSNYYLTGGGYSLPVWGFSHPTYKQFEEETVSRPFHFLQWELPIGFKTKTKRSKEVIVREYTKEQAVVQAKMMAKSDLEKILDEDANIVGEKILHERFDNGKIILSIHFQVIENIATGLPIIQGD; this is encoded by the coding sequence TTGAAGAATCCATGGACAAACTTACTGACAGGCGTGGTAAAGGTCAAGGCAAATGGTAAGGGAACAGAACGTTTATTAAATAAATTGATCAAGGCTAACGTTCACATTTGGGATGTAAAGCGTAAGGATGCGGAATCCATTATCTTTACAATCGACTATTCTGAGGTTTTTAAGCTTAGGCAGGCGGTTCGTAACAGCGAGTGCAAGGTATCTTTTATATCTGGAAGCGGCGGCCCTTTTTTCCTTAAACGAGTGCAGAAAAACAGCGGCTTTATTGTCGGGTTACTCGCTTTCTTATTGTGTATATTCATTTTGTCCAATATGGTGTGGGGAATCAAAATTTATGAAGCGGATCCGGCTACAGAACATGAAATTCGAAAAGAATTGGATTCGATAGGTGTCAAAGTCGGGAAGATTCAATTCTTTCTGGACAGTCCAGAGACGATTCAGCGGAAACTGACTGAATCCATTGGAAGACTGACGTATGTAGGGGTGGATTTAAAAGGGACAATCTATCACCTAAAAGTTGTTGAGAAAAAACAACCAGAGGAAGTTATTCGGACAGGTCCTCAACATTTGGTGGCTAAGAAAAAAGCGATTATTACCGATATGCTGGTCGAGAAAGGACAAGCTAAGGTTAATGTTCATGATTATGTCACGAAAGGCCAGTTACTCGTCTCCGGCATTATTGGTAGAGAAGAGAAGCCTGAAGTGGTTTCTGCTACAGGGAAAATTATGGGCGAAACATGGTATAAGGCTACGGTTAAAATGCCGCTGAAAACACGATTTTCTGTGTATAACGGGGACGAATATAGTAACTATTACCTAACAGGGGGAGGTTATTCCCTTCCGGTTTGGGGATTTAGTCATCCAACTTATAAGCAATTTGAAGAAGAAACAGTCAGCCGTCCTTTTCATTTTTTACAATGGGAGCTGCCAATCGGTTTCAAAACAAAAACAAAAAGAAGTAAGGAAGTCATCGTTCGTGAGTACACAAAAGAACAGGCGGTTGTTCAAGCAAAGATGATGGCTAAAAGTGATTTGGAGAAAATACTGGACGAAGATGCGAATATCGTTGGAGAGAAAATTTTGCATGAGCGATTCGACAATGGTAAAATTATCTTATCGATTCACTTTCAGGTTATAGAAAATATTGCGACTGGGCTACCAATCATTCAAGGAGACTAA